A portion of the Phacochoerus africanus isolate WHEZ1 chromosome 5, ROS_Pafr_v1, whole genome shotgun sequence genome contains these proteins:
- the NLRC4 gene encoding LOW QUALITY PROTEIN: NLR family CARD domain-containing protein 4 (The sequence of the model RefSeq protein was modified relative to this genomic sequence to represent the inferred CDS: inserted 2 bases in 2 codons; deleted 2 bases in 2 codons; substituted 3 bases at 3 genomic stop codons), giving the protein MCISHIPPVNFIXENSHVLIQRMGMTVXKETVDELFVWNVLNNEVNIICFEKVERDSARGIIHMILKTGSEACKLFLKSFEKWNYPLFQDLHGLSLFHQMSEKDLDGLAQDLKEFYHTPSFLNFYPLGEDIDIIFNLKSTFTELVLWRKDQHHHHLRQLTLSGLLDALQNRCIIEGESGKGESTLLQRIATLWAFGKCRALTKFKLVFFVHLSKAQGGLFETLCDQLLDIPDMIRKSTFKAMLLEXRRRVLFLLDGYSEFKAQNCPEIEALIKENHCFKNMVIVTATTECLRYVQQFGALTVDVGDMLEESTQAFIWRVLIKELAEGLLLQIQKSRCLRNLMKTPLFVVITCIIQIGESELHSNTQTTLFHTFYDLLINKNKHRYRGVALSDVTQSLDHRRDLALEGVFFHRFDFEPDDLSIVNEDVLLTVGLLCKYTAQRFKPMCKFFYKSFQEYTAGCRLSSLLTSGEPVEVTKGNSYLPKMDSISDIISKYSNLLMYMCGSSAKATRTALKHLASVYQHGSLLGLCVTKRPLWRQESMQDVKNTTVQEILKAINITSFTECGINLFRGSIAASNLSKEFEGFFHGKSLYINSEDIPNYLFDFFEDLSNCASALDFVKLDFYRGAVASQDKTPEDTCGMHTHESSGTYIPSRAVSLFFNWNQEFKTLEVTLQDFCKLNNQDIKYLGKIFSSATSLRLCIKRWAGVARSLSSVLSTCKNIHSLMWKEASPLTLEDKQHITSVTNLHTLSIHDLQTQRLLGTVDRLHILEELTVLMLPXCNDVXISLTGLLEQLERAPELIKLGLKSWRLTDTGIRILGVLFEKNSLKNFQQLDLVGNCVSSDRWLAFMGVFENLKQLVLFYFSTERLLPDTSRVRKLGHALSKLTFLQEARLAGWQFDNDEVSVIKGAFKLVTA; this is encoded by the exons atgtgtatttccCACATCCCTCCAGTGAATTTTATATAGGAGAACAGTCACGTCCTCATACAAAGGATGGGAATGACTG AAAAGGAAACTGTGGATGAACTCTTTGTATGGAATGTTCTGAATAATGAAGTAAACATCATTTGCTTTGAGAAGGTCGAGCGGGATTCTGCGAGAGGGATCATTCACATGATTTTGAAGACGGGTTCAGAAGCCTGTAAACTCTTTCTTAAATCCTTTGAAAAGTGGAACTATCCTCTGTTTCAGGACTTGCACGGACTAA GTCTTTTTCATCAGATGTCAGAAAAAGACTTAGATGGTTTGGCTCAGGATTTAAAGGAATTTTATCATACCCCATCTTTTCTGAACTTCTATCCCCTGGGAGAAGAtattgacattatt tttaatttgaaaagcacCTTCACAGAACTGGTTCTATGGAGGAAGGACCAACACCATCACCATCTGAGGCAGCTGACCCTGAGTGGCCTGCTGGACGCTCTTCAGAACCGCTGCATCATCGAAGGGGAATCGGGCAAAGGGGAGTCCACACTGCTGCAGCGAATCGCCACACTCTGGGCCTTTGGGAAGTGCCGGGCTCTGACCAAATTCAAGTTAGTCTTCTTTGTCCatctgagcaaggcccagggtgGACTTTTTGAAACCTTGTGCGACCAACTCCTAGACATACCTGACATGATCAGGAAGTCAACTTTCAAGGCCATGCTGCTTG AAAGGCggagggttctttttctccttgatGGCTACAGTGAATTCAAGGCCCAGAACTGCCCAGAAATTGAAGCTCTGATAAAGGAAAACCACTGCTTCAAGAATATGGTCATTGTCACTGCCACCACAGAGTGCCTGAGGTATGTCCAGCAGTTTGGGGCGCTGACTGTTGATGTGGGGGACATGCTGGAGGAAAGTACCCAGGCTTTCATCTGGAGAGTGCTGATTAAGGAGCTTGCAGAAGGCTTGTTGCTCCAAATTCAGAAATCCAGGTGCTTGAGGAATCTGATGAAGACCCCTCTCTTTGTGGTCATCACTTGTATAATCCAGATAGGGGAAAGTGAGCTCCACTCTAATACACAAACCACACTGTTCCATACCTTCTATGACCtgctaataaataaaaacaagcacaGATATAGAGGGGTGGCTCTGAGTGACGTCACTCAGAGCCTGGACCACCGCAGAGACCTAGCTCTGGAGGGGGTGTTCTTCCACAGGTTTGATTTCGAACCAGACGACTTGTCCATTGTGAACGAGGATGTCCTACTGACAGTGGGCCTCCTCTGTAAATACACAGCTCAACGGTTCAAGCCAATGTGTAAATTCTTCTATAAATCGTTCCAGGAGTACACAGCAGGATGCAGACTCAGCAGTCTACTGACATCTGGAGAGCCAGTGGAGGTGACCAAGGGGAACAGCTACTTGCCAAAAATGGATTCCATTTCAGACATCATATCCAAGTATAGCAACCTGCTCATGTACATGTGTGGGTCGTCTGCCAAAGCCACGAGGACTGCTCTGAAACACCTTGCATCAGTGTATCAACATGGCAGCCTCCTTGGGCTTTGTGTCACCAAGAGGCCCCTCTGGAGGCAGGAATCTATGCAAGATGTGAAAAACACCACTGTGCAAGAAATTCTGAAAGCCATAAATATCACTTCCTTTACAGAGTGTGGCATCAATTTATTCCGTGGGAGTATAGCCGCATCAAACCTGAGCAAAGAATTTGAAGGTTTCTTTCATGGCAAAAGCTTATATATCAACTCAGAGGACATCCCCAATTACTTGTTTGACTTCTTTGAAGACTTGTCTAATTGTGCAAGCGCTCTGGACTTCGTTAAACTGGACTTCTATAGGGGAGCTGTGGCTTCACAAGATAAGACCCCAGAAGACACATGCGGGATGCACACGCATGAGTCCTCAGGAACCTACATCCCCAGCAGGGCTGTGTCTTTGTTCTTCAACTGGAATCAGGAATTCAAGACCTTGGAGGTCACACTCCAGGATTTCTGCAAGTTGAATAACCAAGATATCAAATATCTGGGGAAAATATTCAGCTCTGCTACAAGCCTCAGGCTGTGCATTAAGAGATGGGCTGGTGTGGCCAGAAGCCTCAGTTCAGTCCTCAGCACCTGTAAGAACATCCATTCCCTCATGTGGAAGGAAGCCAGT CCCCTCACCTTAGAAGACAAGCAGCAtatcacatctgtgaccaaccTGCACACCCTGAGTATTCACGACCTACAGACTCAACGGCTGCTGGGTACT GTTGACAGGCTGCACATTTTGGAAGAGCTAACTGTGCTGATGCTGCCCTAGTGCAATGATGTATGAATCAGCCTGACCGGGCTGCTGGAGCAACTGGAGAGGGCCCCAGAGCTCATCAAGCTTGGGCTGAAAAGCTggagactcacagatacagggaTTAGAATTCTAG gtgtATTGTTTGAAAAGAACTCTCTGAAAAACTTCCAGCAGTTGGATTTGGTGGGAAATTGTGTGAGCAGTGACAGATGGCTTGCCTTCATGGGTGTATTTGAGAATCTTAAGCAACTGGTGCTTTTTTACTTCAGTACTGAAAGACTTCTACCTGATACATCACGAGTCAGAAAACTTGGCCATGCATTATCCAAATTAACTTTTTTGCAAGAAGCTAGGCTTGCTGGGTGGCAATTTGATAATGATGAAGTCAGTGTTATTAAAGGTGCTTTTAAACTAGTAACTGCTTAA